The genome window TTTTCGGTCAACGGATCATCGATCATGTTGACTTGGCCAAACGCGGTGGCTGCTGTTTTGTTGTTTGCTGATGGTGGTATGATTTTCATGGCTGTCGGGTTGGGACCGCTAAGGATATCGTGCCAGTAGAACCGGAAGTGGCTAAGTTTTTCGGTTCGGGTCTTCATCGGGTTTCGTTTTACGGATTTTAGAAAGGCGGGACCCTCTCCGGTTACCAGAAAAGTTTGAGTGAACACCATGAGGAGTGTGAGAAGTAGGCAGGGGAAATATTTGGTCATTGTATCGTTTTGATGTGTTCATGGGGCATTGGGGCAACTAATTTATAATGTAGGATGTATCAACTATTTTCACTAGGTTTATTGTTTACTATACTTTATgtgtttttaatttgttatatatatttttttattgatTAGCTGGTACTTGTTTTTCTTAACGTAAAGagtaatgataataataataatcatgaAAATAGACACTTCATCAATGAAGTGACCGAAATAAAGAATGACCCACAAATGTGTTCATATTCATCGACCAATAACATCACATATGACATTCTTAGCAATCTGCCCTTTAATCAAACTAAATGAATAAGAACTGAGGTTAACAAGTAAggtatgtttgtgtttgtttatttaattttaaCCGGACATGAATATATAATTGAATGAACATTTTTGTTAATGTTCGTCCATTAAAAAATGACATAATTTTTGTTAATGTGGCGGGGGCATAagaccgtgccaagtagcacaaAGACCCTGAGCGTTGCGAGGGTAAGATATGACGACTCGTATCAAAAGGCACTTTAGGATCATCAACGAAACCACTTACATTACCTTCGTTAATACTTTGGCATACAATGCAAAACTATTGGTTGTTACAAGTATAACATTTTATTTGCCATTTTGCTTTGAATTTGAAATCCCCTTTTGACATTAATAAAAGTAATGGCTTTCTTGATTTTGATTGAACATTTTATTTGCCATTTTGCTTTGAATTTGAAATCCCCGTTTGACTGTAAAGATTAACCATTTCCATGTGAACTACAATTACTTAGACTCGTTAATTTTGTATTTCAATCATCATTTACATGATGTTTACATGGTTTTGTTTTCTTAGAATCACACGACACTTACATAATTAACAAATTTAATAATGACTATTAAAACATATTCAACCATCTCTTTTGTCTATATTCAATATTTATGTTCTAACTTCATATATATTTATCATAAATTCTAATTAGCAACTACAAGTTTATATTCATCATAAATTGTAATTAGcaatcacaagtttgattccgtAGATTTTAAACTAACTTCTTCAATTATTCTCTTTTTTTCACATGCATGTATGATGGTATATATTGATGTTAACATGCTACCAATGAAGCCATGCTTTCAGTTTAAAGCACACTTCTACTGTACTGCTATTATTACCGCTCCCTATGTTAAAAAAGAATGGaaatgtgtttaattttgattgAGAAGTTAGCGATTCACCATTTTAAACTATGTTATTATTATGACATATGGAATACTTTAATGTGGTACTTGACATCATGAACACTTAAAACCAAAGACCAAACGTTAAGAAACCAAGTACCAAATGCAAGTTTTCATAAAAATTCTAAGACTGACCAATGTCCAGAGGAATTTAGCTCTCTAGTAGGTTTCAAATAAAAACCAAACCCACTTCACACCCTGTAATCTAAGCGGCAGTAACCATTACCTATGGGCTAATAATTTAATTACTCCAATAACTTATAATATTCAAACATAAAAAACGAAATACACAGTATTTCTTATTTTTTTTGAATATCCTGAtaaaatttttattaaaaatagaatTCTTTAAAAAAacatctaacttataataaaaaacTCCAAATAATGCTACatggcattctctccttcaacatcatatattttatttgtaattatttaataaatttctttcaaTATAAATATTAAGaactaatatatagatatcatttatttttatccttatcgtTATTTaagattaataaataacttcaattttgtaatttagaccctttgtttttttacttttaacccaaagtttttcatcttttgtaatttaaccccaactcttttttattttcaattttggtctaCCATACTTATCAtatttcccaagtttttcgtttcgttctaaattttgtgagttaatgcaccgcaacgtgcgtatggggttcaacatttttttcgtacatttttcccgtttgactggcccgtTGCAGCAAATCTATTTTTCTCCATTTAACAAGTTTGACTAACGCGCGGGTCATGGATTGACTtggttatttttttatgttttacgtttcggttttgTTCTCTGCAACGAGCGTTCGTGactcaaagattttacgtcttcTTTTCGCTCGTCgttatttttttcgtttttatttagtttgttttttCGAGCTTTTCCGGTGTTAGTGGTCGCTGACAGTGGTATAGCATTGGTACTACTTGACACAATTTTAcaacaaccgctgcaacgcagaggcttaatactagtatatatatatagggtaaggatagtgtaaaaagggcctaaagtgtgagaagtgtattataacactatatataatactatataacaccatataaacaccgtataacaatatgtaacaccatataataccatataacactatgtaacactatatatcattatataacaaatataacactatacatctatcatagacatgctatcagacaacctatagtgttatatttgttatataatgatatataatgttacatagtgttatatggtattatatggtgttacatactgttatacggtgtttatatggtgttatatagtattatatatagtgttataatacagttctcacactttgagcactttttacaggatcctctacatatatatatatatatatatatatatatagggttataTAAGGtgaggttctagagtgaacactagtgtatttgcgaactaagtgaacaaatcctggccattgatctacacactgTATGGCTAGAATCTTATCATCAAAttgtaaaatacactagtgtatttcaacatcaaatacTGGACATTGATCTACACATGTGTATgaccaggattagttcactcagttcgcaagctacactagtgttcacttttgaacctaatcatatatatatatatatattataattgaGATGTGTTATGAATGTGTGTTGGGTTCTTTAGGTGGAAAAAAAAAGATTAGTTTTTAACAAAAGGTTAGGTGTGAATTTTTTTTATGACCTTTTTTACGTTTTTCCTCTCAATGACAGTGTAACTATTATTGTATTATATTTTTTTCGATTCATAATTCTTTTACATCACTTATCATCATTTTAAAATTCACTTTATTATTCACTTCAAAGATTTCTTTTTTCCCTTCTCTATTGGTTGTACATCCGTAGTTAAAAGGTTggtttaatttgttttttaaaatgTGATTTCATTGGTTTTATATTGTAGGCATATTTTATTGTATTCGGATTTATCTTAGCCAAAGAAGAACTTGTTTGCAAGAATGGAGAAGATCTCAGAGCCTCAGATGTGGCGAGCCGCAACTATCGTGGTGCTAAGGGTTTTGAATCGACCCGTAGAtactttatttgtttttctaaTGAACCCATTTCAACCGTTTGACTTAAATTACTTTAGCCAAACCCACCAATAGTATTTTTATGAATAACCCAAAATGACCCATATCAAAGACTTTTGGTCAGaactgccccccccccccccccccagtttCGATACCCGTTTAAACGACTGGGAGTTAAATAATATAACAGTTTATGTCATATGAAATTGACATATTGTTTAATGTCACACCATGAAAAAGATTAAATGTGTAATGACCTAGCAAACATTTGTAACCATATGTGTACTATACCAAAAGTATATCCGTGCAAGTTACTCTTATTTTTTTGTAAATGTTTGTTGAGATTGTTACTTTTTTATGTCGGTGACTTTCTAGAAATCAATAAGTTTAAAGTCAAGATTTTTGATTTCATTAAACAAAATTCCAAACTACAAAGTGGTACCAACTTCAAAGTAAGACCTTATGAGTCATCAAATGACACCATGATTAGAAAGTGCATCCCACTATAACTCAAAACAAGAAAACACACAACTTAAGACTCATCACATTCAAACCACAAAACACAAAAGTGCAATGATTGACTAACTAGCCTTCTAAAAAAAACCATACAACATGTTTAATTAGTAGTGCAAAACATGAACATTATACTCAACAACCGCGTCCCCCGTCTTGAGATCAAAACTATGTGTACTTGCTTGAACATACCCTCTAGCAAACCGAAAAAGCCCACTTCCTCCAATCACCGGCATCTCTCTCACCTTCTCGAAAACCGGATTCCGCCCCAATATTGTTAACGTACTCCCGTTATACTTCCCAGTGCAAAACACAAAATTCATTGCCATCAACAACCCGACTTCCTCTTGTGATGCCACACCATAAAACCCTTGTGCTCGGCCCAATAACTTCGACCCGGCTTCGGGCTTTTCCGTCAATGTGTCATCGATCATGTTAACCATACCGAACCCAGTGGGTGATGTTTTGTTGTTTGTTGGTGGTTGAATAATGTTTACTACTGTTGAGTTGGGACCGCTTACCTTATCGTGCCAGTAGAACCGGAAGTGGCTTAGTTTTTCGGTTCGTGGCTTCATCGGGTTGAGTTTTACGGATTGTAGAAAGGCGGGATCGTCTCCGGCTGCCGGAGAAGTGTGTGAGAACACGATGAGGAGTGGGAAGAGGACGTAGAGGAAAGTTCCGGTCATTTTGGAATATTTGGTTTTAAGGTTGTGACAAGAAATGTGTGTTAAGGGGTGCCTAATTTATAAGGCAGGCTCCACCCCACTATTTGTATAACaaatccattaaaatgattaaagtTTGTCAACTAAAGCATTATGCCTGACAAACTAAAGTTTCCATTCACCAAATGTCATGCGTTTGAATAAGTCTTCTTGTCGTTTGTACACTTCGATtttcattatatttttttttggtttcgAAATCAACAGTTTGTTATTTAAATATGCTTaatttctttgttattttgatttaaATATGCTTaatttctttgttattttgaatAAAAGAAAGTTTTTTATTAGGTCATAATTCTTAGGACAATGTATAATGATTCATCGTTTAAAAAAATATGGTATGTATGATTTTTTAAAAACGACTTGTATTTACACACGGGGTTTACATCTAGTTATACAATAGTAGAGCAATCAAACtaaaaaatatatgaaattattAAATTATACCTACCCATTAATTAGCACTATAATAGAATAAGCTTTGGTGATATAATGTTTGAAAAATAATTTCTTAATTTAGGGTGAACGGTGTGGGAGGTAAACTCCATCGGCAAATGTGTTTATCGATCGGTAACACCGTCATCGATGGAGGTTACTGATTGGTGAGGTTATGTATGCGGTGAAGGTTTATCGATGAGGGGAAGACATTTTTGACCGTTGGGAGATGAGGagtaacggctatatagccgtttaaatttattaaaaaaaatttaattttcataTTTAAGCAAACCATTCAACCTATTTTTTTTACACACTTCTTCACCATCCCCATTTCAACTCTTGTCAAACAATTATAATAGAAGGCTCAAACAAAGGAAGAAAAAAATATTTAGGGTCCGGTTCAAAGGCGAGGGCGCAAAATAAACGTGGTGGTTCGGGTGGTTCAAGTGCGTTGTTTCATCCCCAACTTGGCTTTGCTACACAAACCCAACATTCATTTTTTTTAACCAAACCATGCAACCGAATTTCGGTTATGATACCCAACCCCACCAAAATTTTCCGCCCCAAAACTATTATCCGCACGGTCCGACGTTGGTTGGACCCGATGTTTATGATTATCCCCTCGACGCCCAAAactcttttgacccgtttggttttccAAGCCCACCCTCACAATCACCTAGAGATATAGAAGATGACTCCGAAGAAAAATTTGTGCCCGATACTCAAGAGCAAGATAATGATGAGGACGAAGATGTTGCCATACAAGACAATCTTGTGAACCAAAATGAAGCCGCAAACGATCCGAAAGGAAAGAAGACTAAAGCGAAACTTGAAAATTGGACGCTTAAACAAGAAGAGGCTTTGGCAAAGGCTTGGGTTCATTGCACTTTAAACAAAAGAAAAGGCAATCAACAAAGGTCTGAAGGTTTTTTGAACCAAGTTCTTTAGCACTTCAATCGAACTGTTGGAGGAAGCAACCGAAACCACCATCAAGTTCGATCGAAATGGATGCCCATGCAAACAAAGTTGAACACATTCAACGGTTTTTATCATCAAGAGGTAAACTATATTATTTTTATACGGTTTATTTTTTACTTAAGTATGTGGATAATTTTTATACGGTATATTATTTTATACAGTTTATTATTTTAGGATCGTTTACGTCCTAGCGGGAGCGACGATATTTTTGTAATGAAGCAAGCGCTTAAggattacaaaaagaaagaaaaacatgACTTTCCTCATGTTGAGGTGTGGGAGGTCGTTAGAACAAATCAAAAATGGTCGCCGGTACCGTTGTTGGGTGAAGATAGCTCCGGCTCGAGTCAAAAAAGAAAGTCGTCGGATTCGGGAAATTATCAAGCGGATACACCGAGTGCCGAAGTCACGGAGCGGTCTTCCCGACATGAACGTGGATCCCTCGCCAAGAAGACAAAAGAGAAAGGAGAAAAAGGACAAAGGACCATCTTCAACAAACGAAGATCCAAGAGATATAACCGGTAAATTCGAAGAATACAAGGCCATGAAGAAAGAATTGATGGTTATTAAAAGGTTACGAGAGGAAAATACATGTCGTTGGCGGAAGAGCAACGCGAGGTGATGCGAGCAATTGTGTTCGACAAGGACTTGGAGACGTTTAACCGGCCTCATGAAAATGTTCACCCTTCGATGTTGGAAATCACACTCACAAGAAAACGCGAGATCgcaaaaaaaatatgattggcCTTGCAATTTTTAGTTTTTTAGTTGTTGCGttgttttattatgtttttttaaagTTAGATTTTAATGTaatggtttttttatttataagtctgatgttttatttgttttatcttaatacataatttaaaaaaataaaaataatagttTACCTAATCCAAGATAGGTAAATCACCGTCAACGTTTTTGAGCATTAGTTAAACAAAATAGGTAAATTGGCGTGTCACTTTTGATTGGGTGAATGAGGAGTTAACCTATTCCAAATAGTTAACCACTCCCCTCACCCTTGTAATAAGCTTTGGTGATATAATGTTCGAAAAATAATTTCCTTATTTATGAATGAAATGACAGGTGCACGGGGTTTAGGGTTGTCACACTAACTTGGTTTGATATAGTGATGTACGATTCTTAATTCTCATTATTGTAAGAGAGTAAGAGACTCTTTTTATAAATTTATGATTCAAAAGTATAACCAAGGGCACCTCCAACGTGATCATTCGGAAAATTCCCCACGCTACGTTGCCACCAATTTCGGACAACCCACCATTGTAGGTGGTGTTTGTTAGCTGTATGCTTTTGAATATCTGAATGTTCGGATGGCTCAAACACGATTTGGGAGGACCACACCTCTCTCTTACACGTAATATATATCGGAAGTAAACTGATGTAACCACTTATGTAACGTTTGAAATTGTTTAGCATCGTGGATGCTCTAATAGCTTTAAGCAATGTCGATAATGCTTTCCGAAGCCGACAAACTTCAACTGGCCGATAAGCAATTTTTGGGGGAGGAGTCGTGTAAACCTCTTGATGAAAAATATCATTTAGAAAGGCATTTTTGACATTAATTTGACAcgtttttatgtatttttataataatatttcTTTCGTTTGCAGCttaatattttatatattaaatgcTTAGTTTTTaaaagagaaaaatgcaatttgcgtccctgtggtatgtcccaaatatcaacctgagcccctaaattaaatttttagttttttgagcccctgactttataaattcataacagtATGAGTCCTTCCGTCAGTATTCCATCAGTTTGACTGTTTGACAATTGTGAAAAGTCCTTTATACCCTTAACCCTTAATATCTACACTTAATATCATATATGAATGATCAGATCAGTTTCATCACACTTCTCATTCTCAACAAGAACAGATCATCATCatcgattatcatcatcatcatcttcatcttcagaacagatcatcatcatcatcatcatcttcatgagcttcatcttcatcttcatcatcttcaacttCATCAGTTAGGGCTAAAAAGTctctttcttcatcttcatcatcttcatcagcttcatcttcatcttcatcatcttcaacttCATCGACTGAACAGTTAGGGCTAAAAAGTctctttcttcatcttcatcatcttatcagcttcatcttcatcttcatcatcttcaacttCATCGACTGAACAGTTAGGGCTAAAAAGTCTCTTTCTTTTTTAGGGGCAGAACTGTGAAGATGAAGAAGATATTGGTTTCTTGGATGGTAGATGGAGAACAAAAGTCGGATGATCCGATCCGAGTCGTTGGAGGATCCAGAGATGAAATAGGCAATGGATGTTGGAGATTGGTTGGTGTttttgttggtggtggtgatggttaaGATGATGGTGATGGTTAAGATGGTGTAcacagtggtggttgtggtggtggtggatgatgatggtggtgagtTTTGCATTGTAAATCAATGAATATCAGATAAAGATTGAATCTTTTTGATGGGTTTGCTTCAAGATTGATTtttttttgatgggtttggtTCAAGATTGAATTTTTTTGGTGGGTTTGCTTCAAGATTGAATTTTTTTTCTGATGGGTTTGTTCAAGGTTGATTTTTTTCTGTAGTGACAATGTTTGGTTCAAGTTGCAACTGTAGCTTCCACAGCTCTTCCATTCATCCTGAAGCCAAAACCCTCTCACCTTCCTCTCTGTTCACAAGCCCCTAAATCCACAACTCTTTTGTTCTCAACTTACAAACAAAACAAAGATGAACATCTGTTAGGTTAGGTCTCAAATTGAAGCTCCTTAAACTTTGTTTCAGATATATCTGTTGCAGAGCTAAAAGAGAACCACAAAGCTGGAACTGGAACTCTCAATTCTCTCAAACAACGGTTAAGAGATAGAAGGATTCAGCTTAGCTTCTTGATACAGATGGTATCTTCAATCTTAACCATCACCACCATCCTTAATTATGAATATATTCAATGTTGGTGCTGTGAATTTTTCCTTAATTATATTCATATAGTTCATCGCCAACCACTGCTGCCCAGCATCTACATTAGGGATTAATAAAATTATTTGGGGTTTTTAGAAGGGAAGAGATGACAAAAGACGGTCTTACCCCTGGCTCAAACAGTCAAACTGACGGCAGTGTGACAGAAGGACTCAAAGTGTTAAGAATTTATAAAGTCAGGGgctaaaaaaaccaaaaatttaatttaggggctcaggttgatgtttgggagataccacagggacgcaaattgcattttccTCTTTTTAAAATGTAACGAGTTGACGTTACCCGTGCGTTGCGACGGGATATTTGTTATTAAAGtcatttatatactattattttgcaacatattgttgcATTAGTAGTTGTACTCATTGCTTAAAGTTTAGTATTATTAATTTGCATCGTtgcattatattatataatattaatattaatattaatttgaaatttgaaaaatgttGGTATATAGTGGTTTGTACATGATGCTTAATAAGTTTTTTATGCATAGTTGTGTTGTACATGATGCTTAGTGATGTTGTACCccatgtttttgggtttttttttaattcatgtttcactttaaacccaaaactacttaattttgtaattttaacccaaaagtttttagTTTTTCCAACTAAAGCTCATAACccttttactttcaactttgatccctatgtttttcatattttgcaaaatttttcgttttacgtttagaTATAAATTTTGCGACTTAACATGGCACAAcgtgtgtgtgtggttcaacgattttacgttttgttatacccttcattctaaattttgcgagttaacatggggcaacgtacgtgtgtggttcagtgcgtttacgtcgtctatttttttcgtttaataagttcgtcacaacgtgcgggtcctaaatcgagttggttattattttctatttttatatgTTGGTCTAATTTTCCACGTTAAGACGCCGCAACTTCAATGTTGGTGGCCGTTGGCTATAGGGTGGCATTGGTGCTATTTTTCACGGTTTTACACCCACGCCGCAACGCGGGGAGCTTAATACGATAGGTTATTTATATGGATACAAGTCATATAACGTAGTAATTATGATACCATGAATTGTATTGGGATTATTTGGTGAATTACTTGTTTGTATAAGATAGTAATACAGACTTAACCGATAAAAACATCTTTAACACAttgtaaatgtgaatctgatcaacAACATGTCAATTTCGTTGGCCGCAATGCAACGCGCGCGGGTTAATATTCTAGTTAGTATCAATATA of Helianthus annuus cultivar XRQ/B chromosome 1, HanXRQr2.0-SUNRISE, whole genome shotgun sequence contains these proteins:
- the LOC110876796 gene encoding dirigent protein 22 yields the protein MTGTFLYVLFPLLIVFSHTSPAAGDDPAFLQSVKLNPMKPRTEKLSHFRFYWHDKVSGPNSTVVNIIQPPTNNKTSPTGFGMVNMIDDTLTEKPEAGSKLLGRAQGFYGVASQEEVGLLMAMNFVFCTGKYNGSTLTILGRNPVFEKVREMPVIGGSGLFRFARGYVQASTHSFDLKTGDAVVEYNVHVLHY